caaatgtaatttttttatttgtgaaataaAGTTATTTGATACCTATGCATGTGAAATATAACAAACTGGCTAGTATTTCGTAAAATTAGTTACAATGTGAGTTGGTCAAAGACGCTATAAATCAACTTAAACACGGTGTGGtgtgattaattttttattatttatccaAATATCGCGGGATGAAACtatcttatatttttgttagttaGAGGAATCATATGTATACCTTGTGCAATTAATTGAGTTGTATGCGTGCAAATTTATCAAGACATCTAGTTATGAACTATATTAATTATCTTTAACTATATACTTAACAAATTGATCCGATTACATAAatgatttttgtataattaatcaGTAGTAAGGGGTGTCAAATGacatttctttatatatacatatataaaaatacattatttaattaagcaagattttttttattttatgcatGTATATTACAGATCgattctcattatttttattatgtcaaatacataaacatattcTTAAACTCGTTGGGATTTTCTCTTCAACTATgttattttcctattgaatcattgaactattcataatttgtttcttttaaacaTTGTTGGCTGATGTGGGACCATATTTTGTGAGTATTGTTAGAAGATACATATGTTGTTCAGAACATATTAGTCCAATTGATTGTAAAACTGTTCGAAAATGAGACTAACACAGTTtgtcttcattccttcaatcaaaatcattacaatacaaacacaattaaagacatttacaatagaaaagtcGATCAAAATCAGCCAACAGTGTTTAAAAGgaacatattataaaaaaaaaaaacctaataaaataaaaatttatttatgaattcgatctttttatatctatatatattattctacTGTTTTTATATTGTGACACGTCATTGTAGAATTTTCTACTTCTGTACTATTAATGCATGTGTTACACATAAATTGATACATTAATAATGATTTCAactttatatcaatattttgcaaaaaaaaaatccaaattcaGATAATATAATCTTTTGAGATTCGTTCTATTTCAATTATAACTTAGGGACCAATATAATTTTGTCCACAAACATCTTTATCATCTtgaattaatcaataaaaagaaagaatgattCAGTACAAAATActcactaaaaattaaaaaaacaaaacttttttttttatcacaagacaaattaattttgttttcaaatGATCTATGATTCCACTAATTTCCATGTAACTTCCAGGAAGGTGAACTTTATAGCAATTATaagcaacaaaaatatataacatatttaatcatatataaatatatataagtaatataatcatcatatatattgTCGTACAATTATTTTGTGGTTagtaacaataaatttaatcattcacaatatatatatatagtctatTTTGCcagcttttctttttttctaccATCTCTTTCGTCACATAAAAGGACTATTTTTACATTGGCTCTTACATTTATCGAGGTTCAATTAAATCATATATCGCAATAAGggccaaaatttttttttttgttgacatAAGGGAAGCTTTTGCAGTATAGTAAAAAGGTGTAAGGTTgttgtatgttgttgttttttttcgTAGAAAGCTCGATCAGTTCGAATTTCAAGTTTGATATAAAGGAAGCTGTTATTGCAGAGGTAAAAGGTGACATTCTTGCATTATTTTACCTTCCTTTGTCAGAATTTTCAACTCTACTCAAATCGTATTAGGTGTAGctttatttacattattttaacTTTCTTTGTTAGAATTTTTATCTTTACTCGAATCTTATTAAGTGTGACGTTGTTgcattattttaacttttcttgTTGGAATTTTTAACTCTGTTAAAATATTAAGTGTGAGTTCTtgcattattttaatttctcttgTCAGAATTTTCAATTCATCTCAAATCTTACGTTCTTgcattattttaacttttttttgttagaattttcaattttactCAAATCTTATTACGTGTGATGTTCTTGCATCATTCTGACTTCTCTTGTTAAAACTTTCAACTTTGCTCAAATCTTATTGAGTGCGATGTTCTTGCATTATTTTAACTTCTCTTGTTAGAATTTTTAACTCTAACTCTGCTCAAATCTTATCAAGTGTGACGTTCTTGCATTATTTTGACTTCccttgttaaattttttaattttgctcAAATCTTATTAAGTGTGACGTTCTTGCACTATTTTAACtttctttatcaaaatattcaacTCTGCTCAAATCTTATTGAGTGTGATGTTGTTCTTGCATTATTATAAGACTTTTCTCGTTAGAGTTTTCAACTCTGGTCAAATCTTATTGAGTGTGATGTTATTGCGTTATTTCATAACTTCCCTTGTTAGAATTTTCAACTCTGCTCTAATCTCAAGTGTGATATTCTTGTATAATTCTAAATTTCCCTTGTCATACATAATACCTAATTTCACCAGGCATGGCATTCTTATGTTGTTTCAACTCATTCtcttttcagaatttctaactCCACCACCAGCTATGATCTCGTGCATGGACGCGGTTGATTATGAGGACCCTTTTGGTTTTGAAGATTATTTTCCTTCAATGATTGACACATTGGGGGTTGAAAGATTCATGGAAGAACTATGCAATGGTTTTTGCATGCTAATGGATGTAAGTATAGGGCTCATCACATTTGAAAGCTTGAAAAGGAACACAATCTTGATGGGATTAAGTGAATTGAAAGATGAAGAACTTCTTTGCATGTTGATTGAAGGAGATTTGGATGGAGATGGAGCTCTCAATCAAATGGAGTTTTGTTCACTCATGTTTAGATTAAGTCCTGGATTAATGATGGATGGATTCAAATAGTTATTTCCTAAcctgatttttttttcctttcattttggGTGGTTGGTTtaaactaatattttaaaaaaaaaaaagttaagattTGTATAACATGACTAGGgacttattaatttataatgcTAATTCCTagctatgtttttttttttttttctattagcAAATAAGGAGCATGTACTAATTGCTCCGCCTTGTTTCAGAGTGATTTTTAATAAGTGTGTAATAATATgtgaaaattctttttgataataaacaacgtttaaaaatttaaaattttattcagtacatattgttatttatttaattattatatgattagACCAATAAACATTCCTTTGCATGTGTCCAACAATTAGGTAAACAAAAGATAGCTTATCAAGTGAGAATtaacttataaaaaattatatgatacaATCTTAAATAGTggtagtttttaaattttatataatatagtgATAATTTGGGATTTTATAATTGATATTtgtgaatatatttattatctGCATGAATATAGTTAGTTagagataatatatttatggGAACACACTTATTAAATGTGCTTATATAAGGTATAATATTATCGTTGTGTGCGTGAATATAACGTATTTCACTATTATTGTGCATTTTGCTACATTTAATACTAATATATTTCATAACTAAGTAaaatttttcactattttttaaatataattttgagaaaataggTCTATTTAAgcaactttcaaaaaaaaaaaaatcaatttcacatCCTACGACTAATGGGAGACTTAACACAGAATATCAAATAGAAATTTATTGGTAATTTGTAACTAGATAGTTCGCCGCTAATaagatttttcttcttctattattcatcgcaataaataaatattttttaaatcgaCAATATTAATTTAGGAAACTTCGTTtgtcttttaataaaaataaaaataatttttctactaTTTTATGTGATGTGAATTGCTCATATATGTCCTTTACCAAAAGCCtaaattagtattattattctAAAGTTGGAATCCAAAGCATATTATCATGGAAAAAGGCATGCATTGATTGATTGACAATATAATTGACAAAAACAGCACTACtgtttttttttgagatttttttttttaaattcgatattcaatatctatattaaaatttgattaaattcgaATTTACGTATTATAACATTGTTCATTCATGAGACAACCCGCTCCTAAAAAGATTTCTTTCTATTCTCCAAGTTAAATTTAGAGGAGAGAGATCTGATTCATTTCACGACGATCTATGCTGATTACGCCGTTTTTGTTTCAGTTTTGAATACGTTGATTTTTTCACCAGATGTTAAACACGTAATCATGAATATAATAATACTTCCtccgtctcaatttatgtgatactttttgaattatgaaattcAAATAAGTCTAACTTTGaccatatttatatatatatatatatatatatatatatatatatatatgtatgtatgtatgtattttgaattgtcaattaTTGTGAGTTATAgtactttttcattatttacaaatatgtaaattttatttcaaaaagtttaaaaattccACGTATAAATTTCTAGTCACATTTAAATTGTTTGacactcaaaaaataaaaaatatcacgtAAATTAAGACAAAGAGAGTACATCTCGTGACATATACACAGGTATGTTGCAGGTGTGGGGCAAATCAACTTACATTCACAAAAACTGTACTATGCCCTGCATAGAAAACTATCTATTTATTCCCTGCCCCACTCTGCCCTACAGAGCTTCGACAATCTCcgtatacatatattttcgtttccCTCTTCTAAATCTCACTCGTTATTCTCATCTCTTTtgtttatacaaacagaaacgaaatgtataaaattgtgtttctgtaagtataaaacgagagaaaattatatatatacatgcaaatacatatttcttcgttctatacatttataattatacaatacaaatatttctctgcccaattttcttttgtctttctctctttctcgttttatacatacacaaattatacaattgatttttcGTATACAACTACTTTCTTTTGTGTATGTATAGTGAgttatacaattgatttctttgtaaatttatagcgaattatattactgttttttttgtatatgtatagctaaatatacatatttttttgctatggagcacaattatgcaaagtaTAGTTATAATGATTGAGAAACGAAAGCGTGTTAAGTTAATTATAGCATTCTTTTTTAGGTGACAACTTATTTTATTGACTTACTTATATCTTGACGATTATTGAACATTTTAAAGTCTATGAAACGGTAAAACCTTTTATATTATGCAAAATCTATTGTTGTGTGCTGTTTATATCGTTACTTCAACTTATCAAATGatataaactttttaaatttttgagtcaactttacattaaatttttttcgttggatattttcattgtttataTTCTTACTTTGTAAAGTCGAAGTACATTCAACCTTTTCGAACTTCACTCGTAGAATCACATTTAGTATGTTATAGCTATTCAATTTAGGAAAAAGGGTCTAATATATCCCTcaaactttgtcatttagagctgatataccccttgttatgaaagtgactcatatatacccctacttgtaaacaaatggctcacatataccctttttcgttacccttttcctctaacggaaatgaaaaaaaaaattaatctaaatttttaattttttttcctaaaaactacaatcccatatgagtaaatttaatactcgtcaaatatattttttttgacttttttttgtttcaatgactaatttatatttattattatgataatcaaatttatttatgtttcactaatattcttgcaaaattattgtaaataaccaaattttttctttgaatacaaaattaaattacaatacacaaaaaaaaataatttaaatttttttctttaaaccaaggaatgaaagaaaaaaacaaaataagaataagaaactcaaataattataataaaagaagtcacaaaataatttatgtatgaaaataattaaatataccttgaactttgatagaagaatcatatatactcctaaataattttttaaaaaaaattacaagtaataaatataaatataaaactaaattttTAACTTTCGTTAAATAAAggatatatgtgagtcatttggtAACGGTAGGGGTATATGtaagccgtttgtataacggtaagggcatatatgagcacttttataacaaggggtatatcaactctaaatgataaagttgaaaactaaaaataataaggtCTCGCTATAAAGTTTAGTCTTAGATATCCAGACTTGTTGAGAcgaccaaatatatatatatatttgattatggattataaatatataacgAGTTACTAATTAACTCTTAGGCAAACCGTTCTAATTCagtatttcaaatttgaatttataaatagAAAATGGATAAATATCATATTGTTTAAATCTATGACCTTTAAAGTTTTTTATTCGATGTTCTGtttcattcataaatttaaccaactatattttgaaatgtaaaatatgacatgagaaataattaaaagttataCTACTCTAAAGggaaaagaatttgaaatatatttaaatttgatcgAAATTATTGTAACGactaattttgaaaagaatcTTTTATTCTCCAGcattatttaatagtgtattttaaatatatatgtatccaCGTGgacacatttttattataatgataCAAATTTATGATGTCCATGTGgatacatatatacctttaaaatatattattaaatagtacAGGAACAAAAgatctttttcaaaattcaatatcGTTAAAGCAATTTTGATCAAAGAAAAGCCCGatataaccatctaataaattAAGAGAATCCCCTTTTGCATACAAATATTGTTTTTCAACTTTGAAACTCTATCCGATTCAAATTTTGAGTACGAATTGTCATTATTACGAAGTATTTTACTTTATCATTATGaagtattttacttttttattgaaatttttttcatataaatttaaatttaattgaattctGAGATAAATAAAGCTAccaaaagaaatttcaaaattctaaataaaaaatttgactaatcaAATTTGTCTTCCAAATTCCACAAATTGACTAATTCTATGCCACGAAAAATCTTTTTTGGGGAAACCGTGTATCACCATTcattttttcttccacttttaaactttttttttataggaaaaaCGCATTAAGTTTAAATTcctaaaaattattaagaaatgTGATGAAACAAATgagattctttcaatttttaatacGTGGCGTCAGGTCGAGACTtgaaaatagaaattttaataATGATTAAATCTAAATGACCCTCAATCACCTAAGAATGTAATGAGATGCATAAGACTCTTTCATCGTTAACCCTGTGTTATTGATTCGAGACTTGAAAATAGAGAAATTCATTCTTCGTAGCTAGGAAACACTTCTCTCTTGCGACACattaaatttgaatatgattGAGTCCTTAAAGATCACCAACGATTGTGGTGGATGAATGAGATCCTTTCATTCTGAACCTGAGATCTCAATTCGGGGGTGGAGGGTAGGAGGAACCGATTCCCCCTACGCGATACGGTTaaataagaaaaggaaaaaaatataaacacaatTGGAAGTTCCAAGAAAAGAATGGATCTTGGTTCACTAATTCTTCCAAGTAAAATTACAAAGagaatcaagaagaaaaaaaataagaagcaTGAAAAGGAAAATGTATAATTCTATTTGTGTATTTCTCTTTGTAGTCAAATGATCGATCGTAGAGAAACAAGATTTTGCATAATAACGACGATATAATTTCAGACCTCAATTATGAAATTACACTGAGTATGTTAGTAATCATTGGTTCGAAGCACCTTCATTGGTCTCAAGAACCCTATGGATGAAGATGTTCTCTTGTTCTCTTCCAACAACAAACTCGACGAACATGCCTCTTCATCCGGTAATCGTATTTAATCGTAACGTTAGAAAAATCACAATAATGAGACGGATTCAACATATAAACTGCAAACGCACATGCATGTATTAATGTCCTCGGACTAGAGGTGACAATTGAACGAACTGAAGTCAAACTTGATGTCTAACATGAAACTAAACATCGATATTTGATACGAGTTCGTTCACCTAAAATTTGTTTGGATCAAAATGAGTTCAATCCGAAGATAGATCAAATACCAAATCACATCACCTTCCTTTTctatttgaagaaaaagaatgtCAAATGCATTCGACTCAAAAGTCTATCGAAAACAACCTCTCTAATAATATGTACATTTTACTATTCTCAAACATCACTCGTGAGACTAAACTTTCTATATTGTTATCGTCGATGTATAGACGGAACTACAAAATCTTACTTACGCATTCGACAAAACTCAATAACTCGTAAACTtcgtatttatattttaaaatcaactaTCCCGTAAAAActataatttataaacttaaaattCTAGCTTTGTTCCGCTCttttaaatacataattacCTCAAAATGTAGGCAATCACTTTCCCTTACTCGCTTCCACGGAGATGAATTATCAGCCGCCGTCGCGCCACCGCCGTAATCTCCGATAGCTGATAAATCTCCATAACTGCCGGAAGAACTCACCGAACGCACCGGCGACGGCGAGGGAGAGAAATCACTCGACGGAGAAGAAGATAAAGGAACAACTTGATTCTCATCGTCATAATCATCGATTTCACTGTCAGTACTCACGTATTCATCTTCATCATTATCCGCTTCGGTTTGATAATTTTCTTCGATTGTTTCCCCAATTTGTTCAATTGGATCTGGGTTTTGGATGCAGGAATTGCAGAGAGAGAAAGTAGGAGAAAGCTTTGGACCAGAGGCATTCCATGGAGTTGAATTTTGACATGAATGACAAAGGAGATTTCTCGAGTGTTTAGCTACGAGAAAATTAGCAGAATGAACTTTCGAATCGCAATCCCAGCAAAGGTTAGCTTGATCTGATTCACAATACATCATTGATTTGTTCTCACCACATAACTCACAATTCATCATCTTCACTTCTCTTTCTAtcaatcaaaaaattcaaacaattttagggttttttttgaAAGGAATGTTTAAAATTGGGGGTTTTGGAGTTTTTGAATAGAGAGAAAATTGCAACTATTTTtatactagtatatatatatttgatatttttcatgggtgggggtggggtgggttatgaaagtttttcttttacCAAAATGGAGTATTTGTTTGGTGTTTGGTTCGAGATTGAAAAAAGTTATTGAGTTTACGTGAAGGAGTTATCGCCAGTATGAAAATGATAATGGGATATAGAAAGGAGATTTTCGTGTTAGGGGTTCGATATTGAGTTTAGTACTTGTTTACGATAGTTGTTAAATGAGCGAATCAACAAGATATAATATATGATTTCAATGTTCTGAATTTACTTTTAGTAATTGAAGGGAGATAAGAGATGGAGTAGGTGAAATTCATTCAGTTTGAGAGATAATCAACAAGATATAAGATGTGATTCCGACTTTATGAATCACTTTCAGTAATTAGAGGTGGATCGGGGATTAAGCAGGTCATGGTCATTCTATTTGAGGGATAATCAACAAGATACAAGATGTGATTTTGATCTTAAGAATCATTTTCGGTAATGAAAAACAGATCAAGAGTTGAGCAAGTTAGTTCGTTCAGTTTGAAGAATAAATTATATGATTGATTTGTCAATTTTAGCATTTCCATTTCAATCATTGCTCGCTCGTGACTTGATTTCAGATCGTGAATATGCTATTAGCTAGCAATTTTGTGTTGATTATTGAAATTAATGAGggtatgaattaaaaaatttgaactacAAAGAAGTAAagatttatttagttaataaaaTATGATGTAACAATCTTGagataaaatgtaaaattattgaactatacttgataaaaaatactaatcagttttgtgattaattatttcgTAAAAAGGTTAAATAGTTAATCTCATAGAATATGTCAAACTTATCTCAACCACAAAATAGCTTCTTCTATTCAATTCAAAATAACCAAACAATTCATAAGAACTTTAAAATAAAGTAGACATAAGAATCAAAACATACACTATAAATTTAATTAGCAAAAGAAGAGTATTATATTTACCTAATAACTCGTGTCTTATAAAGCTCATTCAAAATAAATcgtattagaatttttttattttacttccaTTGAAGGTACTAAGATTATAgtaggtattttttttataatcacgCTATTCAATCAAGATTACATATACCTCGATTAATTTTACGAAGTATCTATCAGGTATCACGTCTTATCAGCGACATGTACTAAATAACTCTATccaccaaaattaaaaataaaataaaaagaaatcatCTAGCGTATTTTATCTCTATTGAAAAGATTATATAAGATACATTTACTATTTATAAATCAGAAAcaaatatacaatttgaattataaattcaatCAAAATCTAATAAATTCAGCCTAAACCTTatcttaatataattatataactcaaaatggctaaaaattcaaaatcatctTTATTGTGAGAGAGGCtatgtatgttatttttattattttattttatctttatgtaAATTGAAACTAAAAGAAGATAATTGGTAGCTTTCATTACTCTAAAATTGAaaggatatattttttttaaaatgcaaGGGGCTATGTATAGCctaagttattattatatataatataatataatataatataatataatataatataatataaacatataataaccAATGAATTTAAGTTCTAGTCACATTTGCTTACATGGCCATTTTTAGTCCACATAAAAGATTGAACCATGTGAAGTCCACCTTCTACCCATaatccaaaaaatatatattcatatctatCTTTGGAGTATGGgccttttatattattattattattatcttgatTCTTGAATTATTAGccaaataaaaaaacttttattttttatttttttggttacaattgaaagaaaaaaaaaacaattgtttTGGATAAGGGGacaaaagggaaaaagaatTGACTTGGATAAGGGTGTCAAAATAATCTAACCCTAATCTACATGCTCTATCTTATCTtggattaattaaaaaaaaaagatagagagaATGAAACGACAccgtttttattattatctcgtgaagataaaaaaattagttttaattatCGATAGAAAGAATAGAATGACACCATTCTTATTATTATCTCGTGAAGATAaagaaattatttctaattattgTATGatgtacaataattttatttataaaagaagaaattataaagtaatatataGTCACAAgataagattttttaaaatttatgattttaatttgtatgggatgaggaataataaaaaaatacttggtggacaattttttttgtttattttaattgatgacATGGAATTTTAGACCACGTGAACATGTCTGATGTGGCATCAAATGAGTATAATTCTCCTTCCTCGAGATTCTAGCCTTGCTGACATGGACAAAGCTTAACTTTGTCGACTTCAATTTTACGTACGTGATACTTTTCGgatatcaaaatttgaataaatctatctttaatagtaaatattttataaattttttgaacatt
The sequence above is a segment of the Solanum lycopersicum chromosome 10, SLM_r2.1 genome. Coding sequences within it:
- the LOC104649503 gene encoding zinc finger protein HD1-like, with translation MMNCELCGENKSMMYCESDQANLCWDCDSKVHSANFLVAKHSRNLLCHSCQNSTPWNASGPKLSPTFSLCNSCIQNPDPIEQIGETIEENYQTEADNDEDEYVSTDSEIDDYDDENQVVPLSSSPSSDFSPSPSPVRSVSSSGSYGDLSAIGDYGGGATAADNSSPWKRVRESDCLHFEDEEACSSSLLLEENKRTSSSIGFLRPMKVLRTNDY